One window of the Clostridium sp. MB40-C1 genome contains the following:
- a CDS encoding pyrimidine-nucleoside phosphorylase: MRMYDIIMKKRNGEELTIEEINFFISGYTKGEIPDYQVSALMMAIYFQKMNKRETAQLTRAMVDSGETIDLSLIEGIKVDKHSTGGVGDTTTLILGPIVAAAGAPVAKMSGRGLGHTGGTIDKLESFEGFSVEMPVEKFIKNVNEKKIAIGGQTANLAPADKKLYALRDVTATVDNMSLIASSIMSKKIASGADAIVLDVKTGSGAFMKDEESSFELAKEMVDIGTHVGRNTIGVVTDMDQPLGFAVGNALEVKEAIDTLNGEGPEDLTELCLTLGSHMLVLGNKAKNAEQAREILKEIIRSGKGLAKLRELVEAQGGNPEFVDNPSLFPTPRIVEEIISPIDGYVKGIKADDIGLAALVLGAGRETKESEIDLSVGVVLHKKIGDFIRKGESIATIYANSVDKKKSSEEIILKAYEIVDEKIKPRKLIKGVVTKDGITKL, encoded by the coding sequence ATGAGAATGTATGATATCATCATGAAAAAGAGAAATGGTGAAGAACTCACGATAGAAGAAATTAACTTTTTTATAAGTGGATACACAAAAGGAGAAATACCAGATTATCAAGTGTCAGCGCTTATGATGGCTATATACTTTCAAAAGATGAATAAAAGAGAAACAGCTCAACTTACAAGAGCAATGGTTGATAGTGGAGAAACTATAGATCTTTCATTAATAGAAGGTATTAAGGTAGATAAGCACAGTACAGGTGGAGTTGGTGATACCACAACTTTAATTTTAGGACCTATAGTTGCAGCAGCTGGAGCACCTGTAGCTAAAATGTCAGGAAGAGGACTTGGACACACTGGTGGAACAATTGATAAATTAGAATCTTTTGAAGGCTTTTCAGTAGAAATGCCTGTTGAAAAGTTCATTAAAAATGTAAATGAAAAGAAGATAGCAATAGGTGGGCAAACAGCAAATTTAGCTCCAGCAGATAAAAAATTATACGCACTTCGTGATGTAACTGCTACTGTAGATAATATGTCATTAATTGCTTCAAGTATTATGAGTAAAAAAATAGCTTCAGGAGCAGATGCTATAGTACTTGATGTAAAAACTGGTAGTGGGGCTTTTATGAAGGATGAAGAGAGTTCTTTTGAACTTGCAAAGGAAATGGTTGATATAGGTACACATGTTGGAAGAAATACAATAGGTGTAGTAACAGATATGGATCAACCTTTAGGATTTGCTGTTGGAAATGCCTTAGAAGTAAAAGAAGCTATAGATACACTAAATGGAGAAGGACCAGAAGATCTTACAGAGTTATGCTTAACTTTAGGTTCTCATATGCTTGTTTTAGGAAATAAAGCTAAGAATGCTGAACAGGCAAGAGAAATATTAAAAGAAATAATAAGATCTGGTAAAGGACTTGCTAAATTAAGAGAGTTAGTAGAAGCTCAAGGAGGAAATCCTGAGTTTGTAGATAATCCATCTTTGTTTCCAACTCCTAGAATAGTTGAAGAAATAATATCACCAATAGATGGATATGTTAAAGGGATAAAAGCTGATGATATAGGTCTAGCAGCTCTTGTTCTTGGAGCAGGACGTGAAACTAAGGAAAGTGAAATAGACTTATCTGTTGGAGTAGTGTTGCATAAGAAGATAGGAGATTTTATTAGAAAAGGAGAATCTATAGCTACTATTTATGCTAATAGTGTTGACAAGAAGAAATCTTCAGAAGAAATTATTTTAAAGGCATATGAAATAGTTGATGAGAAAATTAAACCAAGAAAATTAATAAAAGGTGTAGTAACAAAAGATGGAATAACAAAACTCTAA
- a CDS encoding sodium:proton antiporter: MESTAIVGSKMLLELLVLVLVSGVVFGKLSEILHLPDVVLFIVAGIILGPYVLNLINVDKFPIGNQFILTFGAAYILYDGGREVELDVLNKVKYTVISLATIGVILSTFITGYFAYKILNIDFIYALLLGSVIASTDPSVLVPLFKNMNISNKLKQTIISESAFNDAAGAIITFSIITIIQGGSFSLGSSSLKLLITSIGGIAVGGIVGSLVSILITDNKYGFLKQYPSQMAIVGVGAAYLIGEELGVSGFMAAFIMGMICGNKGMAKLTLAEESYITHLRFKEVLTVILRMMIFILLGTHVQFNVLAEYWKPSLAIVFVLIFIARPISAFISIAIDRKAKWNLKEVLYMMSIRETGVIPAALAGMMITMKIPNAEIISSVTFMAIIITLTFQASTAHLLAKLLKLDKDASDVKSVA; the protein is encoded by the coding sequence ATGGAGTCTACTGCAATTGTTGGAAGTAAAATGTTATTAGAATTGTTAGTATTAGTCTTAGTATCAGGAGTTGTCTTTGGAAAATTAAGCGAAATACTTCATTTGCCAGATGTAGTTCTTTTTATAGTAGCAGGAATAATATTAGGACCATATGTTTTAAATTTAATCAATGTGGACAAGTTCCCAATAGGAAATCAGTTTATACTAACCTTTGGCGCAGCGTATATACTCTATGATGGAGGAAGAGAAGTAGAATTAGATGTATTAAACAAGGTTAAGTACACTGTTATAAGTTTAGCTACTATAGGAGTTATACTATCTACATTTATAACAGGGTATTTTGCTTATAAGATACTTAATATTGATTTTATATATGCTCTTTTGTTGGGATCTGTTATAGCTTCTACTGATCCATCGGTATTAGTGCCTTTATTCAAAAATATGAATATAAGTAATAAATTAAAGCAGACAATAATATCTGAATCAGCTTTTAATGATGCTGCTGGAGCTATAATAACTTTTTCTATTATAACAATTATTCAAGGGGGAAGCTTTTCATTAGGAAGTAGTTCTTTAAAACTATTAATAACCTCTATTGGTGGAATAGCAGTAGGAGGAATAGTAGGATCTTTAGTATCTATATTAATAACAGATAATAAATATGGATTTTTAAAACAATATCCTTCACAAATGGCTATCGTTGGTGTAGGAGCTGCATACCTTATAGGAGAAGAACTTGGAGTAAGTGGTTTTATGGCAGCGTTTATAATGGGAATGATTTGTGGAAATAAAGGTATGGCTAAGCTTACACTTGCTGAGGAGAGCTATATAACTCATCTTAGATTTAAGGAAGTTTTAACTGTTATATTGAGAATGATGATTTTTATATTATTAGGAACCCACGTACAATTTAATGTATTAGCTGAGTATTGGAAGCCATCCTTAGCTATAGTTTTTGTTCTTATATTTATAGCAAGACCTATATCAGCATTTATATCTATTGCTATTGATAGAAAAGCAAAGTGGAATTTAAAAGAAGTTTTATATATGATGTCTATAAGAGAGACAGGGGTAATACCTGCAGCTTTAGCAGGTATGATGATTACAATGAAAATTCCTAATGCAGAAATTATATCATCAGTAACCTTTATGGCTATAATTATAACACTTACTTTCCAGGCTAGTACGGCTCACTTATTAGCAAAATTATTGAAGCTAGATAAAGATGCTAGTGATGTGAAAAGTGTAGCATAA
- a CDS encoding SH3 domain-containing protein has translation MRKKIASVILAISMVLSPVVGSSSLAKALSITKGIVNTSSNLNVRKSPSLNSSIIGKLSPNVPVEIVETAGDWYKIKLGSSYGYVYKKYVKLDTSSQEKTEETKKVHDRIVETDKTWKINFNHKIDLNETIKKEIKIKNSKGIDLPLKLELSQDFKSILISPPEDGYELGDSYTLTLGTGIKSASGLKLKEGKKLNFGIKRLINKTLGLGKYETEYTHNDKGYDWYIDQYDTGDYNYENCGPSSVTMAIKWAKPSFNKTAQDARNTYRSQGGWWFTYDIQNYLDKYKVKNWTLEDTKESTFKRELKSGNIIILCIDSNYITYNDKEEEHVGKHYQGGGGHFIVVKGYRVVDDKTYFEVYDPNSWGEVYKNGVKKGKDRYYSAEDVIKSMQNWWPYMIVVNGSDNGGYAKQSYGVDTSKIEHAQGK, from the coding sequence ATGAGGAAAAAAATAGCATCAGTCATACTTGCAATTTCTATGGTGTTAAGTCCAGTTGTTGGGTCAAGTTCTTTAGCAAAAGCTTTAAGCATTACAAAAGGAATTGTAAATACTAGTAGTAATTTAAATGTAAGAAAATCACCAAGTTTAAATTCAAGTATTATAGGAAAGTTATCACCTAATGTACCTGTAGAGATAGTAGAAACTGCTGGAGATTGGTACAAAATAAAATTAGGATCTTCTTATGGATATGTATATAAAAAGTATGTAAAACTTGATACAAGCTCTCAAGAAAAAACAGAAGAAACTAAAAAGGTACATGATAGAATCGTTGAGACAGATAAGACGTGGAAAATTAATTTTAATCATAAAATTGATTTAAATGAAACAATAAAAAAAGAAATAAAAATTAAAAATAGCAAAGGTATTGATTTACCTTTAAAACTAGAATTAAGTCAGGATTTTAAAAGTATACTTATTAGTCCACCAGAAGATGGGTATGAGCTAGGGGATAGTTATACTTTAACACTTGGAACTGGCATTAAAAGTGCTTCTGGATTAAAGTTAAAAGAAGGTAAAAAATTAAATTTTGGTATTAAAAGATTAATAAATAAAACATTAGGACTTGGAAAATACGAAACAGAGTATACTCATAATGATAAAGGATATGATTGGTATATAGATCAGTATGATACTGGAGATTATAATTATGAGAATTGTGGTCCGTCTAGTGTTACTATGGCTATAAAATGGGCCAAGCCTTCTTTTAATAAGACAGCACAAGATGCTAGAAATACATATAGAAGCCAAGGGGGTTGGTGGTTCACATACGATATTCAAAATTATTTAGATAAGTACAAAGTAAAGAATTGGACTTTGGAAGATACAAAGGAAAGTACTTTTAAGAGAGAATTAAAAAGCGGAAATATAATAATACTTTGTATAGACAGTAATTATATAACCTATAACGATAAAGAAGAGGAACATGTAGGAAAACATTATCAAGGAGGCGGCGGCCACTTTATAGTTGTAAAAGGATATAGAGTTGTAGATGATAAAACATATTTTGAAGTATATGATCCCAATAGTTGGGGTGAAGTTTATAAAAATGGTGTTAAAAAAGGAAAAGATAGGTATTATTCTGCAGAAGATGTTATAAAATCAATGCAAAACTGGTGGCCTTATATGATTGTAGTAAATGGCAGTGATAATGGAGGATATGCAAAACAAAGTTATGGAGTAGACACAAGTAAAATAGAACATGCACAAGGAAAATAA
- a CDS encoding biotin transporter BioY — MTKKINIRDIIYSAMFAAIISVLGYVIIPLPFSPVPITAQTLAVMLAGCVLTPIQAGLSISTFLFLGIIGIPVFSGGRAGIGVIAGPTGGYLIGFLIGTIVISLIKGKGDSIVRLIFSSILGGIIIVYLIGVPWLGKVSGIGVYKAFISGALPFIWGDLFKALAAGFIGRKINKIYEFR, encoded by the coding sequence ATGACAAAAAAAATAAATATAAGGGATATTATATATTCGGCTATGTTTGCTGCAATTATTTCGGTTTTAGGATATGTTATAATACCTCTTCCATTTAGTCCTGTACCGATAACAGCTCAAACTCTTGCAGTTATGTTGGCTGGGTGCGTTTTAACACCTATTCAAGCAGGGTTAAGTATCAGTACTTTTTTATTTTTGGGTATAATAGGTATACCAGTATTTTCAGGTGGAAGAGCTGGAATTGGAGTTATAGCGGGACCTACTGGTGGATATTTAATTGGATTTTTAATAGGAACTATTGTTATAAGTTTAATAAAGGGGAAAGGAGATTCTATAGTACGTTTAATTTTTTCATCTATCTTAGGTGGAATTATCATTGTGTATTTAATAGGTGTTCCATGGCTTGGAAAAGTTTCAGGGATTGGAGTATACAAAGCTTTTATTTCTGGAGCACTACCTTTTATTTGGGGAGATTTATTTAAGGCATTAGCAGCAGGGTTTATAGGAAGGAAGATAAATAAAATTTATGAATTTAGATAA
- a CDS encoding endonuclease/exonuclease/phosphatase family protein, which translates to MKNILKVILVLILIILVIFIGYLIFMTITDYRPKDVTNLKVENNKKETLNKNKPLSVLTYNIGYCGLDEGRDFFMDGGSQSRSESKEKTLENLKGIIDLLDKDNSDFILLQEVDIKATRSYEIDEWSDIKNTFKEYGSNFGVNYKVPWVPVPILKPHGKVEAGLVTLSKYNIEKSDRYQYPGKEKWPRQLCELDRCFTENRLKVDNGKELILINSHLSAYDKGGLIRKQQLGFLKAHVTREYNKGNYVIVGGDWNHVIPGTDPNIFKNNQKRPDWLKEIPDSFKPEGFKWAADALTPSNRTVDKPYKKGENYLSVIDGFLVSSNVNVKSVKGYSLEFKNSDHNPVRMEFVLE; encoded by the coding sequence GTGAAAAATATTTTAAAAGTTATTTTAGTATTAATACTTATTATACTAGTTATTTTTATAGGATATCTTATATTTATGACAATAACTGATTATAGGCCAAAAGATGTAACAAATTTAAAAGTAGAAAATAATAAGAAAGAAACGCTAAATAAGAATAAGCCTTTATCGGTATTAACTTACAATATAGGATATTGTGGATTGGATGAAGGAAGAGATTTTTTTATGGATGGGGGAAGTCAATCACGTTCAGAAAGTAAAGAAAAAACTTTAGAAAATCTTAAAGGAATTATAGATTTATTAGATAAGGATAATAGTGATTTTATATTACTACAAGAGGTTGATATAAAAGCTACAAGAAGTTATGAGATAGATGAATGGTCAGATATAAAGAATACATTTAAAGAGTATGGTTCAAACTTTGGGGTTAATTATAAAGTACCTTGGGTTCCAGTACCTATTTTAAAACCACATGGAAAAGTAGAAGCTGGATTAGTTACACTTTCTAAATATAATATTGAAAAAAGTGATAGATATCAATATCCAGGAAAAGAAAAATGGCCTAGACAACTTTGTGAATTGGATAGATGTTTTACTGAAAATAGATTAAAAGTTGATAATGGAAAAGAACTCATATTAATAAATTCTCATTTGTCCGCTTATGATAAAGGAGGATTAATAAGAAAGCAACAGCTAGGTTTTTTAAAGGCACATGTTACCAGAGAATATAATAAAGGCAACTATGTAATTGTAGGAGGAGATTGGAATCATGTAATTCCAGGAACTGATCCTAACATTTTTAAAAATAATCAAAAAAGGCCTGACTGGCTTAAAGAAATTCCTGACAGTTTTAAACCTGAAGGATTTAAATGGGCAGCTGATGCTTTAACTCCTTCAAATAGGACCGTAGATAAGCCTTATAAAAAAGGAGAAAATTATTTATCTGTAATAGATGGTTTTTTGGTTTCGTCAAATGTTAATGTTAAAAGTGTTAAAGGATATTCTCTAGAATTTAAAAATTCAGATCATAATCCAGTAAGAATGGAATTTGTACTTGAATAG
- a CDS encoding PrkA family serine protein kinase yields the protein MEFKELIEKDRDNKKRKEFKGTFLEYLEIVKNNPEVVKLAHKRMYDIITEQGFQLLRPEENIRIRKIYGNEVIKKYNFFEKDFFGIDKVLMKLVSYFYSAAMQGEEARQVLYLVGPVGAGKSSLVEALKNALESSPPIYAIEDCPMREEPLHLIPKHLRGEFEEMLGVKIEGDLCPKCRYRLKHEFNGKYEKFPIVATDFSIRSRKGIGVVPPVDPNNQDTSVLTGSVDISKMDLYPEDDPRILSLNGAFNVGNRGMVEFIEVFKNDVEYLHTIITATQEKSIPSPGKNSMIYFDGVIVAHSNEAEWDKFKSDHTNEAILDRIVKIEVPYCLELNEEIKIYEKILKKSNFDAHIAPHTIEVAAMFAILSRILPSTKVDSLTKLKIYNGEEIVEKGTTKKIDNIELKEEAGIREGMSGISTRFIVKAIDNALSNSEYDCINPLSVMESIIKSIKDLDINDEDKNRYLAFIQDTIRKEYNKILEKEVTRAFISSFREQAESLFNNYIDHAEAYVNKTKLKDGYTGEELEPDETFMRSIEEQIGVTESSAKGFRTDVTSYMFYVIRNGGDINYTSYEPLKEAIEKKLVLSVRDLSRVITQSKVRDKEQSKKYNAMVEEMKLNGYCDHCCDVILKYAANNLWKD from the coding sequence TTGGAGTTTAAGGAGCTTATAGAAAAAGATAGGGATAATAAAAAAAGAAAGGAATTTAAGGGGACTTTTTTAGAATATCTTGAAATAGTAAAAAATAATCCCGAAGTAGTTAAACTTGCTCATAAAAGAATGTATGACATAATAACAGAACAAGGATTTCAGCTTTTAAGACCAGAAGAAAATATTAGAATAAGAAAGATATATGGCAATGAAGTTATAAAGAAATACAATTTTTTTGAAAAAGATTTTTTTGGAATTGATAAAGTTTTAATGAAATTAGTAAGCTATTTTTATTCAGCAGCTATGCAAGGAGAGGAAGCAAGGCAAGTTTTATATTTAGTAGGACCTGTTGGTGCTGGTAAATCTTCTTTAGTAGAGGCACTAAAAAATGCATTAGAAAGTAGTCCACCTATATATGCTATTGAGGATTGCCCTATGAGAGAAGAACCACTTCATTTAATTCCAAAGCATCTAAGAGGTGAATTTGAAGAGATGTTAGGAGTAAAAATAGAAGGAGATTTATGTCCAAAATGTAGATATAGATTAAAACACGAATTTAACGGAAAATATGAAAAATTCCCAATAGTTGCTACGGATTTCTCAATAAGATCAAGGAAAGGAATAGGTGTTGTTCCACCTGTTGATCCTAACAATCAAGATACTTCTGTTTTGACTGGTTCTGTAGACATATCAAAAATGGATTTATATCCAGAAGATGACCCTAGAATACTATCATTAAATGGAGCCTTTAATGTAGGAAACAGAGGTATGGTAGAATTTATAGAGGTATTTAAGAATGATGTAGAGTATCTGCATACAATAATTACTGCTACTCAGGAAAAATCAATACCATCTCCAGGTAAAAACTCAATGATATATTTTGATGGAGTAATAGTTGCTCACTCCAATGAAGCTGAATGGGATAAGTTTAAATCAGATCACACTAATGAAGCTATACTTGATAGAATTGTAAAAATAGAAGTGCCATATTGTCTCGAATTAAATGAAGAGATAAAGATATATGAAAAGATTTTAAAAAAGAGCAATTTTGATGCTCATATTGCACCTCATACTATAGAAGTTGCAGCAATGTTTGCAATACTTTCAAGAATCTTACCTTCAACTAAAGTGGATTCCCTAACAAAATTAAAGATATACAATGGAGAAGAGATAGTAGAAAAAGGCACAACTAAAAAAATTGATAATATAGAGCTTAAAGAAGAGGCTGGTATTAGAGAAGGAATGTCAGGTATTTCTACTAGGTTTATAGTAAAAGCTATTGATAATGCTCTTTCCAATTCTGAGTATGATTGTATAAATCCATTAAGTGTTATGGAAAGCATAATAAAATCAATTAAGGATTTAGATATAAATGATGAAGATAAAAATAGATATTTAGCTTTTATTCAAGATACTATAAGAAAAGAATATAACAAGATTTTAGAAAAAGAAGTAACAAGAGCTTTTATAAGTAGTTTTAGAGAGCAGGCAGAAAGTCTTTTCAATAATTATATAGATCATGCAGAAGCTTATGTAAATAAGACTAAATTAAAAGATGGATATACAGGAGAAGAGTTGGAACCAGATGAGACTTTTATGCGTTCTATAGAAGAGCAAATTGGAGTTACAGAAAGCTCTGCAAAGGGCTTTAGGACTGATGTTACATCATATATGTTCTATGTAATTAGAAATGGTGGAGATATAAATTACACATCTTATGAACCTTTAAAAGAAGCTATAGAAAAGAAGTTAGTACTTTCTGTTAGAGATTTATCAAGAGTTATAACTCAATCAAAAGTTAGAGATAAGGAGCAGAGTAAAAAATATAATGCTATGGTGGAGGAAATGAAGTTAAACGGATATTGTGATCACTGCTGTGATGTTATTTTGAAATATGCAGCAAATAATCTTTGGAAGGATTGA
- the yhbH gene encoding sporulation protein YhbH, which produces MTIFRDFNPIDHDRAVEDRRRHKQLIEGAIKKNLVDILSEESIIGQGKDRKIRIPIRGMKEYQFIYGENTGGVGSGTGEEKRGDRIATGKGEGSGKGNQGAGNQDGEDIYETEVSIEEIMNYLFEELDLPNLDKKKSAEIISDKAKKKAGYQKNGIRPRLAKKRTVMEKLKRKQGYKRALIEAGKEEEIERFPFKEDDLRYHRLKNTVKHEYNAVVVCIMDTSSSMDRTKKYLARSFFFLLYQFVKMRYERVEVVFIAHSTKAKVVSEHDFFYKMESGGTYISSGYEKALEVIEREYTPELWNIYAFHVSDGDNWSEDNEKAVQKAKELCEACNLFGYAEIMPGMTFSTMKKKYLEEIKYKNFATCTIKSKEELWTSLKNILVPDVKEG; this is translated from the coding sequence ATGACAATATTTAGAGATTTCAATCCTATAGATCATGATAGAGCAGTAGAAGATAGGAGAAGACACAAACAGTTAATAGAAGGTGCTATAAAAAAAAATCTAGTAGATATATTATCAGAAGAAAGTATAATAGGTCAGGGTAAGGATAGAAAGATAAGAATTCCTATAAGAGGAATGAAAGAATATCAATTTATTTATGGCGAAAATACTGGTGGAGTTGGAAGTGGAACAGGCGAAGAAAAGAGAGGAGATAGAATAGCCACTGGAAAGGGAGAAGGAAGCGGAAAGGGAAACCAAGGGGCAGGAAATCAGGATGGCGAAGATATATATGAAACAGAAGTAAGCATAGAAGAAATTATGAATTATTTATTCGAAGAATTAGATCTTCCTAATTTAGATAAGAAGAAATCCGCAGAGATAATATCAGATAAGGCAAAGAAAAAAGCGGGTTATCAAAAAAATGGAATAAGACCTAGACTTGCAAAAAAACGAACAGTTATGGAAAAATTAAAAAGAAAACAAGGGTATAAGAGAGCTTTAATAGAAGCAGGAAAGGAAGAAGAAATAGAAAGGTTCCCATTTAAAGAAGATGATTTAAGATATCATAGACTTAAAAATACTGTTAAACATGAATATAATGCTGTTGTTGTATGTATAATGGATACTTCTTCTTCTATGGATAGAACTAAGAAGTATCTTGCACGATCTTTCTTTTTCTTATTGTATCAGTTTGTAAAAATGCGATATGAAAGAGTGGAGGTTGTGTTTATTGCTCATTCTACAAAAGCTAAAGTTGTGAGTGAACATGATTTCTTTTATAAAATGGAGTCTGGTGGAACTTATATTTCAAGTGGATATGAAAAAGCTCTTGAAGTAATTGAAAGAGAATATACGCCAGAACTTTGGAATATATATGCTTTTCATGTGAGTGATGGGGATAATTGGAGTGAAGACAATGAAAAGGCTGTACAAAAGGCAAAAGAACTTTGTGAGGCGTGTAACCTTTTTGGATATGCAGAAATTATGCCAGGTATGACTTTTTCAACTATGAAGAAAAAATATTTAGAAGAAATAAAATACAAAAATTTTGCCACATGCACTATTAAAAGTAAAGAAGAATTATGGACTTCATTAAAAAATATTTTAGTACCCGATGTAAAAGAGGGGTGA
- a CDS encoding SpoVR family protein codes for MEYTVKDLEKWNEKIEVIAKEVGLDYYPQEFEIISYNDMLAYEVYVGMPSRYPHWSFGKAYERLKTLYKYNLTGLPYEMVINSNPCIAYLMKDNTLLLQILTIAHVYGHNDFFKNNRLFREGTHAQYTIEMFKNHGNMVSSYINDPSIGYEGTEKIINAAHGIRFQTSRAIGEVRISDEDLKKRIIDEYKKKVSNYDILKPYVKEEPPEVDKVPLQPEDDILYFISKYGDMEEWEKNILEIVRSETRYFIPQVETKIMNEGWASYWHYNILKKLDLDPSLHLEFIKRHNDVIAPTVGRINPYYIGFKIYEDLVEKYGIEKIFEVRFLDRDESFIRRYLTKELCEELNLFEYGKKNFDYYITEISDEEGWKNIRDTLAKSCGMSMMPHIRVVDVLKKDNTLMLEHVYDGREIDFDYAKETLKYIVDLWKHKVSLKTFFRGKLITINCNENKLITYE; via the coding sequence TTGGAATATACAGTAAAGGATTTAGAGAAATGGAATGAAAAAATAGAGGTTATAGCTAAGGAAGTTGGGCTGGATTATTACCCTCAAGAATTTGAAATTATAAGCTATAATGATATGTTAGCTTATGAAGTTTATGTGGGGATGCCTTCTAGGTATCCTCATTGGAGTTTTGGTAAAGCTTATGAGAGGCTTAAAACTTTGTACAAATACAATTTGACAGGGCTTCCCTACGAGATGGTTATAAATTCAAATCCTTGTATAGCATATTTAATGAAAGATAACACACTTCTTTTACAAATACTTACTATTGCTCATGTTTACGGACATAATGATTTTTTTAAAAACAATCGATTGTTTAGAGAAGGTACTCATGCACAGTATACTATAGAAATGTTTAAAAATCATGGAAATATGGTAAGTAGTTATATAAATGACCCAAGTATAGGATATGAAGGTACAGAAAAAATTATAAATGCTGCTCATGGTATAAGATTTCAAACATCTAGGGCCATAGGGGAAGTAAGAATAAGTGATGAAGATTTAAAAAAGAGAATAATAGATGAATATAAGAAAAAAGTTTCTAATTATGATATTTTGAAACCTTATGTTAAAGAAGAACCTCCAGAAGTGGATAAAGTACCACTTCAACCTGAAGATGATATTCTTTATTTTATTAGCAAATATGGTGACATGGAGGAATGGGAGAAAAATATATTAGAAATTGTAAGAAGTGAAACAAGATATTTTATTCCGCAAGTAGAAACAAAAATTATGAATGAAGGCTGGGCAAGTTATTGGCACTATAATATTCTGAAAAAACTAGATTTAGATCCGTCCCTACATCTTGAATTTATAAAGAGACATAATGATGTAATAGCTCCAACAGTAGGTAGAATAAACCCTTATTATATAGGATTTAAGATATATGAAGACTTAGTAGAAAAATATGGTATAGAAAAAATATTTGAAGTAAGATTTTTAGATAGAGACGAGTCTTTTATAAGAAGGTATTTAACAAAAGAATTGTGTGAGGAACTTAATCTTTTTGAATATGGTAAAAAGAATTTTGATTATTATATTACAGAGATATCAGATGAAGAAGGATGGAAAAATATAAGAGATACTCTAGCAAAATCTTGTGGAATGTCAATGATGCCTCATATAAGGGTTGTAGATGTTTTAAAAAAAGACAACACATTAATGTTAGAACATGTTTATGATGGAAGAGAAATAGATTTTGATTATGCAAAAGAAACTCTAAAATATATAGTAGATTTATGGAAACACAAAGTTTCTTTGAAGACTTTCTTTAGAGGAAAATTAATAACAATTAATTGTAATGAAAATAAATTAATAACTTATGAATAA